Proteins encoded within one genomic window of Ctenopharyngodon idella isolate HZGC_01 chromosome 6, HZGC01, whole genome shotgun sequence:
- the nat8l2 gene encoding N-acetyltransferase 8-like 2, giving the protein MQIVIRRYQPSDREAVERVFREGIEEHINPAFMYAMTRPLHITVSLFMYIGAYVMGGQSVVLALMSGGAWIGLVYFCCHEFYAGYVRARLNTDMQDIPGYYLSNPDNCFWVAEAEMNGRPQILGMVAVEGKNDPGSDGKKYGEVYRMIVSSSCRRAGLGKRLAKTAEDFCRERGFSKIELSTSSTQTAAVALYFKLGFKLILVHTRSETLQWIVWMTRATILTMEKNI; this is encoded by the exons A TGCAGATTGTGATCCGGCGGTATCAGCCCTCTGACCGGGAGGCTGTCGAAAGAGTTTTCAGAGAAGGAATAGAGGAGCACATCAATCCTGCATTCATGTACGCCATGACCCGACCTCTGCACATCACTGTTAGCCTGTTCATGTACATCGGCGCTTATGTGATGGGTGGACAGTCAGTGGTTCTGGCCCTGATGTCTGGAGGAGCCTGGATAGGCCTTGTGTACTTCTGCTGCCATGAGTTCTATGCCGGCTACGTCCGGGCGAGACTGAACACGGATATGCAAGATATTCCGGGTTACTACCTCAGTAATCCAGACAACTGCTTCTGGGTTGCCGAAGCTGAGATGAACGGCCGGCCTCAGATTTTGGGTATGGTGGCTGTGGAAGGTAAAAATGACCCAGGAAGCGATGGGAAAAAGTATGGCGAGGTTTACCGAATGATTGTTTCGTCCTCCTGTCGCCGTGCTGGTCTTGGTAAACGGTTGGCTAAAACTGCAGAAGACTTCTGTAGGGAACGCGGCTTCTCAAAGATTGAACTTTCGACCTCTTCTACACAGACAGCAGCCGTGGCGCTGTACTTTAAGCTTGGCTTTAAACTCATCCTGGTTCATACGCGCTCTGAGACCCTGCAGTGGATAGTCTGGATGACTAGAGCCACAATTCTGACCATGGAGAAGAACATCTGA
- the LOC127514698 gene encoding 1,25-dihydroxyvitamin D(3) 24-hydroxylase, mitochondrial, with amino-acid sequence MRAHIQKGPQILEMLKKKSVGIQHCKPTSSVCVLDSKDAAGSAPCAHSLDSIPGPTNWPLFGSLIEVLRKGGLKRQHEALIDYHKKFGKIFRMKLGSFESVHIGSPCLLEALYRKEGSYPQRLEIKPWKAYRDMRDEAYGLLILEGKDWQRVRSAFQQKLMKPTEVMKLDRKINEVSADLIKRIGRAHVNGKMNDLYFELNKWSFETICYVLYDKRFGLLQDRVSEEAMDFITAIKTMMSTFGTMMVTPVELHRNLNTKTWKDHTAAWDRIFSTAKLYIDKNLKRHSNGKADDFLCDIYHQSHLTKKELYAATTELQVGGVETTANSMLWAIFNLSRNPCAQGKLLKEIQDVVPAGQTPRAEHIKNMPYLKACLKESMRVSPSVPFTSRTLDKDTVLGEYTLPKGTILMINSQAIGSNEEYFDNGKQFRPERWLQDKSSINPFAHVPFGIGKRMCIGRRLAELQIQLSLCWILRDYEIVATDYEPVEALHSGTLVPSRELPVAFVPR; translated from the exons ATGAGAGCGCATATCCAAAAAGGTCCTCAGATTCTGGAGATGCTGAAGAAGAAGTCTGTAGGGATTCAGCACTGCAAGCCCACATCCTCCGTGTGCGTGCTGGACTCGAAGGATGCTGCCGGGAGCGCGCCCTGCGCGCACAGTCTCGACTCCATTCCTGGACCAACCAACTGGCCGCTGTTCGGCAGCCTCATCGAGGTGCTCCGGAAAGGAGGTTTAAAAAGACAACACGAGGCGCTG ATCGATTACCATAAGAAGTTTGGGAAGATCTTCCGGATGAAGCTGGGCTCTTTTGAGTCAGTTCACATTGGTTCTCCGTGTTTATTGGAGGCTCTTTACAGGAAAGAGGGCAGCTACCCTCAGAGACTGGAGATCAAACCATGGAAAGCCTACAGAGACATGAGGGACGAGGCTTATGGGCTGCTCATACT GGAGGGGAAGGACTGGCAGCGGGTGCGCAGCGCTTTCCAGCAGAAACTCATGAAACCAACCGAAGTCATGAAACTGGACAGGAAAATCAATGAA GTTTCAGCTGATTTGATAAAGAGGATCGGAAGAGCCCATGTCAATGGGAAGATGAATGATTTGTATTTTGAACTGAACAAGTGGTCCTTTGAAA CCATTTGCTATGTACTTTATGACAAACGTTTTGGGCTCTTGCAAGACCGTGTCAGCGAGGAGGCCATGGATTTCATCACCGCGATCAAAACG ATGATGAGCACCTTTGGAACAATGATGGTGACGCCCGTGGAGCTTCACAGGAACCTGAATACGAAAACATGGAAAGACCACACAGCGGCATGGGACCGTATTTTTAGCACAG CTAAACTTTACATTGACAAGAATCTGAAGAGGCACTCAAATGGCAAAGCGGACGACTTCCTCTGCGACATCTACCACCAGAGCCACCTCACCAAGAAGGAGCTGTACGCCGCCACAACAGAACTTCAGGTCGGAGGAGTGGAGACG ACTGCTAATAGCATGTTGTGGGCTATTTTCAACCTCTCCCGTAACCCCTGCGCCCAAGGAAAACTTCTGAAGGAGATCCAAGACGTGGTGCCTGCTGGGCAGACGCCTCGTGCCGAGCACATCAAGAACATGCCCTACCTCAAAGCCTGTCTGAAGGAGTCCATGAG aGTTTCACCATCTGTGCCGTTCACCAGCCGTACCTTAGACAAGGACACTGTGCTGGGCGAATATACTCTGCCTAAAGGA ACCATCCTGATGATCAACAGTCAGGCTATCGGTTCGAACGAGGAGTATTTTGACAACGGGAAGCAGTTCAGACCAGAACGCTGGCTTCAAGATAAAAGCTCCATCAACCCTTTTGCCCATGTGCCCTTTGGGATAGGAAAGAGGATGTGCATCGGCCGACGTCTCGCTGAGTTACAGATCCAACTGAGTCTTTGTTGG ATACTACGCGACTATGAGATTGTGGCCACAGACTATGAGCCAGTGGAAGCGCTGCATTCAGGAACTCTGGTTCCCAGTCGAGAGCTTCCAGTGGCGTTTGTCCCCCGATGA